One stretch of Comamonas testosteroni DNA includes these proteins:
- a CDS encoding ABC transporter, translating into MQHQQLAPLFCPKQAFPLKWRIFQNSSKCTISVFFLVFQNFIDINSNLPRINAIFQRINNIQDQPTKHRTKTLLPGDLQRLATSFVAASGLWRTVCTTLK; encoded by the coding sequence TTGCAACATCAGCAGCTCGCACCGCTGTTCTGTCCAAAACAGGCTTTCCCTCTGAAATGGCGCATTTTTCAAAATTCATCCAAATGCACTATTTCTGTGTTTTTTCTTGTTTTTCAGAATTTTATTGATATTAATTCCAATTTACCAAGAATCAATGCAATTTTTCAGCGAATCAACAATATTCAAGATCAACCCACAAAACACCGTACAAAAACCCTGCTGCCCGGCGACCTACAGCGTCTTGCCACAAGCTTTGTTGCCGCAAGCGGTCTGTGGCGAACGGTTTGCACCACGCTGAAATGA
- the tldD gene encoding metalloprotease TldD → MISREPTIERLATARQLLLEPFGLDETHLARALAEIRSHQVDDADLYFQYTRAEGWSLEEGIVKTGSFSIDQGVGVRAVSGEKTAFAYSDDISEASLLDAARTVRSISSATQTRRVKAGAQKIAQSRSLYPELDPISTLDSTAKVELLGKVEKLARAKDPRVVQVMAGLASEYDVVLVARADGTLAADVRPLVRLSVTVIAEQKGRREVGSSGGGGRFGLAYFSDEQISQYVDEAVHAALVNLESRPAPAGVMTVVLGSGWPGVLFHEAVGHGLEGDFNRKGSSAFSGRIGQRVAAKGVTVLDDGTIADRRGSLNVDDEGHVSQSNVLIEDGILKGYIQDSMNARLMGVKPTGNGRRESYAHIPMPRMTNTYMLGGDKDPQEIIGSIKKGLYATNFGGGQVDITSGKFVFSASEAYWVENGKIQYPVKGATIIGSGPESLKHISMIGNDMRLDSGVGTCGKEGQSVPVGVGQPTLRIDGLTVGGTA, encoded by the coding sequence ATGATTTCCCGCGAACCCACCATCGAACGCTTGGCCACGGCCCGTCAGTTGCTGCTTGAGCCCTTCGGCCTGGACGAAACCCATCTTGCGCGTGCGCTTGCCGAAATTCGCTCGCACCAGGTGGATGACGCCGATCTCTACTTCCAGTACACCCGCGCGGAAGGCTGGAGTCTGGAGGAAGGCATCGTCAAGACCGGCTCCTTCTCCATCGATCAGGGAGTAGGCGTTCGGGCGGTCAGCGGCGAGAAGACGGCTTTTGCCTATTCCGACGACATTTCCGAAGCCTCGCTGCTGGATGCCGCACGTACCGTGCGCTCCATCTCCAGCGCCACCCAGACGCGCCGCGTCAAGGCGGGTGCGCAGAAGATTGCGCAAAGCCGCTCGCTCTATCCTGAGCTGGACCCCATCAGCACGCTGGACAGCACGGCCAAGGTCGAGTTGCTGGGCAAGGTGGAAAAGCTGGCCCGCGCCAAGGACCCGCGCGTGGTGCAGGTCATGGCCGGTCTCGCCAGTGAATACGATGTGGTGCTGGTGGCCCGTGCCGACGGCACGCTGGCCGCTGACGTGCGCCCGCTGGTGCGCCTGTCGGTAACGGTGATCGCCGAGCAGAAGGGCCGCCGCGAGGTGGGCTCCTCCGGTGGTGGCGGTCGCTTCGGTCTTGCCTATTTCAGTGACGAGCAGATCAGCCAGTATGTGGACGAGGCCGTGCATGCAGCCCTGGTCAACCTCGAATCGCGTCCCGCACCGGCAGGCGTGATGACCGTAGTGCTGGGCTCGGGCTGGCCCGGCGTGCTGTTCCACGAGGCCGTGGGCCACGGTCTGGAAGGTGACTTCAACCGCAAGGGCTCCAGCGCCTTCAGCGGTCGCATCGGTCAGCGCGTGGCCGCCAAGGGCGTGACCGTGCTGGATGACGGCACGATTGCCGATCGCCGCGGCTCCTTGAACGTGGACGACGAAGGCCATGTCAGCCAGAGCAATGTGCTGATCGAGGACGGCATTCTCAAGGGCTATATCCAGGACTCGATGAATGCGCGCCTGATGGGCGTCAAGCCCACGGGCAATGGCCGTCGCGAAAGCTATGCCCACATTCCCATGCCGCGCATGACCAACACCTATATGCTGGGTGGCGACAAGGACCCGCAGGAGATCATCGGCTCCATCAAGAAGGGCCTGTATGCCACGAACTTCGGCGGCGGTCAGGTGGACATCACCAGCGGCAAGTTCGTGTTCTCTGCCAGCGAAGCCTACTGGGTGGAAAACGGCAAGATCCAGTACCCCGTCAAGGGAGCGACCATCATCGGCAGCGGCCCGGAGTCGCTCAAGCACATCAGCATGATAGGCAACGACATGCGCCTGGACTCGGGTGTGGGCACCTGCGGCAAGGAAGGCCAGAGCGTGCCTGTGGGCGTGGGTCAGCCTACGCTGCGCATTGATGGGCTGACGGTTGGTGGCACGGCCTGA
- the rodA gene encoding rod shape-determining protein RodA: protein MSAIEFDKPSLLQRIVPLFRGFDFLLLLFIAMLAGAGLLAMYSAGFDHGTRFVDHGRNMLIAAGLLFVLAQISPQQLMKVAVPLYTLGVVLLVAVALFGITKKGATRWVNVGVVIQPSELLKIATPLMLAWWFQRREGNLRASDFVIAFVLLMVPVGLIMKQPDLGTSLLVMAAGLSVIFFAGLPWKLIVPPVLLALVGIFLIVWFEPQLCADGVSWYFLHDYQRTRVCTLLDPTRDPLGKGFHIIQGMIAIGSGGVWGKGFMAGTQTHLEFIPERTTDFIFAAYSEEFGLIGNLFIIVGFLLLVWRGLAISMNANSLFGRLMAAAVAMIFFTYAFVNMGMVSGILPVVGVPLPFISYGGTAMVTLGLALGVLMSVSRAQRQLPGGDGHIPHS from the coding sequence ATGTCCGCCATCGAATTCGATAAGCCCTCGCTGCTGCAACGCATTGTTCCGCTGTTTCGCGGCTTTGATTTCCTGTTGCTTCTCTTTATCGCCATGTTGGCGGGGGCGGGGCTGCTGGCCATGTACTCGGCGGGTTTCGATCACGGCACGCGCTTTGTGGACCACGGCCGCAATATGCTGATTGCGGCGGGTCTGCTGTTCGTGCTGGCCCAGATATCCCCCCAGCAACTGATGAAGGTGGCCGTGCCGCTCTACACCCTGGGCGTGGTGTTGCTGGTGGCGGTGGCGCTGTTCGGCATCACCAAGAAGGGGGCCACGCGCTGGGTGAATGTGGGAGTGGTGATTCAGCCCTCCGAGCTTTTGAAGATCGCCACGCCGCTGATGCTGGCCTGGTGGTTCCAGCGCCGCGAGGGAAATCTGCGCGCCTCGGACTTTGTCATTGCCTTTGTGTTGCTGATGGTGCCTGTGGGCCTGATCATGAAGCAGCCAGACCTGGGCACCTCGCTGCTGGTGATGGCTGCAGGTCTGTCCGTGATCTTTTTTGCCGGCCTGCCCTGGAAGCTCATCGTGCCCCCCGTGCTGCTGGCCTTGGTCGGCATCTTCCTGATCGTCTGGTTCGAGCCCCAGCTCTGTGCCGACGGCGTGAGCTGGTATTTTCTGCATGACTATCAGCGTACACGCGTCTGTACCTTGCTGGACCCCACGCGCGACCCTCTGGGCAAGGGCTTTCACATCATTCAGGGCATGATCGCCATCGGTTCGGGCGGTGTCTGGGGCAAGGGTTTTATGGCGGGCACGCAGACTCACCTGGAATTCATTCCAGAGCGCACCACCGACTTCATCTTTGCCGCCTATTCCGAGGAATTCGGCCTCATAGGCAATCTGTTCATCATCGTCGGCTTTCTCTTGCTTGTCTGGCGCGGGCTGGCCATTTCCATGAATGCCAACTCGCTGTTCGGCCGACTGATGGCAGCTGCCGTGGCCATGATCTTCTTCACCTATGCGTTCGTGAACATGGGCATGGTCAGCGGCATCCTGCCGGTGGTAGGTGTGCCTCTGCCTTTCATCAGCTATGGCGGCACGGCCATGGTCACGCTGGGCCTGGCGCTGGGTGTGCTGATGTCGGTGTCGCGGGCGCAGCGGCAACTCCCCGGCGGTGATGGGCATATTCCCCATTCGTGA
- a CDS encoding YqiA/YcfP family alpha/beta fold hydrolase → MTTTHLLYLHGFRSSPQSNKARIMADYVGARHSKVRWWCPQLPPSPREAAAVIAEGIANWPRQNMAVMGSSLGGYYASWVAQLARCKSVMINPAVNPARDLEKYIGEQSSWHDPEETFFFRPEYIEELRQLDTRAMTPAAPEMVLIAQGDEVLDWNEMSERYPHALQLVQEGGDHALSNFAEYLDRIDEFLALA, encoded by the coding sequence ATGACGACCACCCACCTGCTGTATCTGCATGGCTTTCGCTCCTCCCCTCAGTCCAACAAGGCACGCATCATGGCGGACTATGTGGGCGCCAGGCATTCCAAGGTACGCTGGTGGTGTCCTCAGCTGCCGCCCTCGCCGCGAGAAGCGGCGGCCGTGATCGCCGAGGGCATCGCCAACTGGCCACGCCAGAACATGGCCGTCATGGGTTCGTCGCTGGGTGGCTATTACGCCAGCTGGGTGGCCCAGCTGGCACGCTGCAAGAGCGTGATGATCAACCCCGCCGTCAACCCGGCCCGCGACCTGGAAAAATACATTGGCGAGCAGTCCAGCTGGCATGACCCTGAGGAAACCTTCTTCTTTCGCCCCGAATACATTGAGGAATTGCGCCAGCTCGACACCCGCGCCATGACGCCGGCAGCACCCGAGATGGTGTTGATCGCCCAGGGCGACGAGGTGCTGGACTGGAACGAGATGAGCGAGCGCTACCCTCACGCCCTGCAATTGGTGCAAGAAGGCGGCGACCACGCCCTGAGCAACTTTGCCGAGTATCTGGACCGGATCGACGAATTCCTGGCCTTGGCCTGA
- a CDS encoding ribonuclease catalytic domain-containing protein yields the protein MHALFEEAGKFLAGRILSEAESSAQVELDSGKRVKVKAANILLKFEKPAPAELIAQGQAQAAEIDLDLAWEFAPEEEFGFADLARDYFSESATLAQQAGALFCLYDAPHYFRRAGKGRFKKAPAEILQQALAAIEKKKQIQSQIDAWAEELGRGECPQAIREQLYKILFKPDKNAPEYKAVVDASRATKLAPLELLHRAGAIDSSYQFHWKRFLFDNFPKGTGFPSVQAPQPPDDLPVADVQAFSIDDSATTEIDDALSVTGLGTGTVTVGIHIAAPGLAITPGGELDKLGRARLSTVYMPGYKITMLPDDVVHIYTLDEGRSNPAVSLYVQINEETLETISSETRLERVPVEVNFRYDKLDHIVTEEWLTDSSIEVENTPDSLLGKRKELTFLQRWSKFLKANREVVRGKPENFNRPDYNFRLVGNDGAEPNGSEQVQITVRKRGAPLDLIVAEAAIVANSTWGLMLAEHGVPGIYRSQASLAPGVKVRMSTKALPHAGIGVKAYSWATSPLRRYVDLVNQWQIIACARHGKTAALAAPFKPKDAELFGIISSFDGAYSAYNGYQAGMERFWTLKYLEQNGISELTASVFKEGPNGSFLVRADNLPLVLPVLGAQNLPRGAHVRVKLGEIDEISLDISGTLIERLDAGAEAESEDEDSGEDDEETVAGPISIAVDMNEADPAADQPKS from the coding sequence ATGCACGCACTGTTTGAAGAAGCCGGCAAATTTCTGGCCGGGCGCATCCTCTCCGAAGCCGAATCCTCTGCCCAAGTCGAGCTGGACTCGGGCAAGCGGGTCAAGGTCAAGGCCGCCAATATCCTGCTCAAGTTCGAGAAGCCGGCTCCTGCCGAGTTGATCGCTCAGGGCCAGGCCCAGGCCGCCGAGATCGATCTGGATCTGGCCTGGGAATTTGCGCCCGAGGAAGAGTTCGGCTTTGCCGACCTGGCGCGTGACTATTTTTCAGAATCCGCGACGCTGGCCCAGCAGGCCGGTGCGCTGTTCTGCCTCTACGACGCACCGCACTATTTCCGTCGTGCGGGCAAGGGCCGCTTCAAGAAGGCCCCTGCAGAAATCCTGCAGCAAGCCCTTGCCGCCATCGAGAAGAAAAAGCAGATTCAGTCACAGATCGACGCCTGGGCCGAGGAACTGGGCCGCGGCGAGTGCCCGCAGGCGATCCGCGAGCAGCTCTACAAGATTCTGTTCAAGCCCGACAAGAACGCCCCCGAATACAAGGCCGTGGTCGACGCCAGCCGCGCCACCAAGCTGGCCCCGCTGGAGCTGCTGCACCGCGCTGGCGCCATCGACTCGTCCTACCAGTTCCACTGGAAGCGCTTCCTGTTCGACAACTTCCCCAAGGGCACAGGCTTCCCCTCCGTGCAGGCTCCCCAGCCACCGGACGACCTGCCCGTGGCCGATGTACAGGCCTTCTCCATCGACGACTCGGCCACCACCGAAATCGACGATGCGCTGTCCGTCACCGGCCTGGGCACGGGCACCGTCACCGTGGGCATCCACATTGCCGCTCCCGGTCTGGCCATCACGCCCGGCGGCGAGCTGGACAAGCTGGGCCGCGCCCGCCTGTCCACCGTCTACATGCCCGGCTACAAGATCACCATGCTGCCCGACGACGTGGTGCATATCTACACGCTGGACGAAGGCCGCTCCAACCCCGCCGTTTCTCTGTATGTGCAGATCAACGAGGAGACGCTGGAGACCATCTCCAGCGAAACCCGTCTCGAGCGCGTGCCAGTGGAAGTCAACTTCCGCTACGACAAGCTCGATCACATCGTCACCGAGGAATGGCTGACGGACTCCTCAATCGAAGTTGAAAACACGCCCGATTCTTTGCTGGGAAAGCGCAAGGAGCTCACCTTTTTGCAGCGCTGGTCCAAGTTCCTCAAGGCCAATCGCGAAGTCGTGCGCGGCAAGCCCGAGAACTTCAACCGCCCGGACTACAACTTCCGTCTCGTCGGCAACGACGGCGCCGAGCCCAACGGCAGCGAGCAGGTGCAGATCACCGTGCGCAAGCGCGGCGCGCCGCTGGACCTGATCGTGGCCGAGGCCGCCATCGTGGCCAACAGCACCTGGGGGCTGATGCTGGCCGAGCACGGTGTGCCCGGCATCTACCGCAGCCAGGCCAGCCTGGCACCCGGCGTCAAGGTACGCATGAGCACCAAGGCCTTGCCGCATGCCGGTATCGGCGTGAAAGCCTACTCCTGGGCCACCTCGCCGCTGCGCCGCTATGTGGACCTTGTCAATCAATGGCAGATCATTGCCTGCGCCCGCCATGGCAAGACGGCTGCCCTTGCAGCGCCCTTCAAGCCCAAGGACGCCGAGCTGTTCGGCATCATCAGCAGCTTTGACGGCGCCTACAGCGCCTACAACGGCTATCAGGCCGGCATGGAGCGTTTCTGGACACTCAAGTATCTGGAGCAGAACGGCATCAGCGAACTGACGGCCAGCGTGTTCAAGGAAGGCCCCAACGGTTCCTTCCTGGTGCGCGCCGACAATCTGCCTCTGGTGCTGCCCGTGCTGGGTGCGCAGAACCTGCCGCGCGGCGCCCATGTTCGCGTCAAGCTCGGCGAGATCGACGAGATCTCGCTGGACATCTCGGGGACGCTGATCGAACGCCTGGATGCAGGAGCCGAGGCCGAAAGCGAAGATGAGGACAGCGGCGAGGACGATGAAGAAACCGTGGCCGGCCCCATCTCCATTGCAGTGGACATGAACGAAGCCGATCCCGCTGCAGACCAGCCCAAGTCCTGA
- a CDS encoding energy transducer TonB, which yields MKLPTSLRRLSTLQLALGVSIAIHAVLLAIRFVDPERFERVFQDTPLEVILVNARANETPDKAQAIAQTSLAGGGDADQGRSTSPMPYSALTTVGDDFEEKQRQLDAMQEQQNHLLTQLRQQVAALPPIDPRLSADNKALEAQEEKRLQLIKLLAEIEKRINEENARPKKRYISPATKEAVYAVYYDALRRKVEDKGTENFPEYKGQKLYGELVMILTVNHDGRVLSTEVVQGSGNRMLDTRAEAIARAAGPYGHFGPAMRSKADQIAVVSRFRFTREQTLETDIR from the coding sequence GTGAAACTGCCCACCTCTCTTCGACGACTGAGTACGCTGCAGCTGGCGCTAGGCGTTTCCATCGCCATCCATGCCGTGCTACTGGCCATCCGCTTCGTGGACCCGGAACGCTTCGAGCGCGTGTTTCAGGACACGCCGCTGGAAGTGATCCTGGTCAACGCCCGCGCCAACGAGACGCCGGACAAGGCCCAGGCCATTGCCCAGACCTCGCTGGCTGGCGGCGGCGATGCCGACCAGGGCCGCTCCACCAGTCCCATGCCCTACTCGGCGCTGACGACAGTGGGCGATGATTTCGAGGAAAAACAGCGCCAGCTCGATGCCATGCAGGAGCAGCAGAACCACTTGCTGACCCAACTGCGCCAGCAAGTGGCCGCGCTGCCCCCCATAGACCCGCGCCTGAGCGCCGACAACAAGGCCCTGGAGGCACAGGAAGAAAAGCGCTTGCAGCTCATCAAGCTGCTGGCCGAGATTGAAAAGCGCATCAACGAAGAGAACGCCCGCCCCAAGAAGCGCTATATCAGCCCCGCCACCAAGGAGGCCGTGTATGCGGTCTACTACGATGCGCTGCGCCGCAAGGTGGAGGACAAGGGCACGGAAAATTTCCCCGAGTACAAGGGCCAGAAGCTGTATGGCGAGCTGGTCATGATCCTGACCGTGAACCATGACGGCCGCGTGCTTTCCACCGAGGTTGTGCAGGGCTCGGGCAACCGCATGCTCGATACCCGTGCCGAGGCCATCGCCCGCGCCGCCGGCCCCTACGGCCACTTCGGCCCGGCCATGCGCTCCAAGGCCGATCAGATTGCCGTCGTCTCGCGCTTCAGGTTCACGCGCGAGCAGACACTGGAAACAGACATAAGGTGA
- the aroE gene encoding shikimate dehydrogenase, whose protein sequence is MTNTLDAYCVMGNPVAHSRSPWIHARFAELTGQPLSYDRALVPLDGFADFVRDFAARGGKGCNVTVPFKLQAAELATSTSERVRLAGAANTLVFGANGIHADNTDGLGIVADITRNAGVPIAGRDVLLLGAGGAAAGALGSMLEQKPRRLVVVNRTHARAQTLVQQHTDIATLHKVELLALERQVLEIDLTQNFDIVINATASSLAGSDVPAPASVLHARSLAYDMMYGPAAQNFLDWASSHGALARDGLGMLVEQAAESFALWRGVRPPSAQVLAELRALLQAEAAH, encoded by the coding sequence ATGACCAATACGCTTGATGCCTACTGCGTCATGGGCAACCCCGTTGCCCATAGCCGCTCCCCCTGGATTCATGCCCGCTTCGCCGAGCTGACCGGCCAGCCCCTCAGCTACGACCGCGCCCTGGTGCCGCTGGATGGCTTTGCCGACTTTGTGCGCGACTTTGCCGCGCGCGGCGGCAAGGGCTGCAATGTGACCGTTCCCTTCAAGCTGCAGGCGGCCGAGCTGGCCACCAGTACCAGCGAGCGCGTGCGGCTGGCTGGTGCCGCCAATACGCTGGTATTCGGCGCCAACGGCATTCATGCCGACAACACCGATGGCCTGGGCATCGTCGCCGACATCACCCGCAATGCCGGTGTGCCCATCGCCGGGCGCGATGTGCTGCTGCTGGGTGCGGGTGGCGCCGCCGCTGGAGCCCTGGGCTCTATGCTGGAGCAAAAGCCCCGCCGCCTGGTCGTGGTCAACCGCACTCATGCCAGGGCTCAAACGCTGGTCCAGCAGCATACGGACATTGCCACACTACATAAAGTAGAGCTGCTAGCACTTGAAAGACAAGTGCTCGAGATCGATCTGACCCAAAATTTCGACATCGTCATCAACGCCACGGCCAGCAGTTTGGCTGGGTCTGATGTGCCCGCGCCCGCCAGCGTGCTGCACGCACGCAGTCTGGCATACGACATGATGTACGGCCCCGCCGCCCAGAATTTTCTGGACTGGGCCAGCAGCCACGGCGCGCTGGCGCGTGATGGCCTGGGCATGCTGGTGGAGCAGGCTGCTGAATCCTTTGCCTTGTGGCGCGGCGTGCGTCCGCCGTCTGCGCAGGTTCTGGCCGAGTTGCGTGCCTTGCTGCAAGCCGAAGCGGCACATTGA
- the mtgA gene encoding monofunctional biosynthetic peptidoglycan transglycosylase — translation MKALGRLLLLVLCAGLLLQLFFAARIAVMAWLDPESTSYQRSEAWQLAHSSEGLRWRQQWVDYGQISSHLKRAVIASEDAGFMDHHGVEWDAVQRAWQRNAKAEARAMQAEKAGSNSKPAKVYGGSTITQQLAKNLLLSGERNFLRKGQELVLAQLLELMLSKQRILEIYLNNVEWGQGVFGAEAAARHYFRKSATQLNAAEAARLAAMLPAPKRFEKMPQSRYLAQRSRTIARYIPMVTPP, via the coding sequence ATGAAAGCTCTTGGCCGACTGCTGTTGCTTGTGCTCTGCGCAGGGCTGTTGCTGCAATTATTTTTTGCAGCACGCATCGCAGTCATGGCCTGGTTGGATCCAGAGTCCACCAGCTATCAGCGCTCCGAAGCCTGGCAGCTTGCGCACAGCAGCGAGGGCCTGCGCTGGCGCCAGCAATGGGTGGACTACGGCCAGATCTCCAGCCACCTCAAGCGCGCGGTGATTGCCTCCGAAGATGCCGGCTTCATGGACCACCACGGCGTGGAATGGGATGCCGTTCAGAGGGCCTGGCAGCGCAACGCCAAAGCCGAGGCCAGGGCCATGCAGGCAGAAAAAGCCGGAAGCAACAGCAAGCCCGCCAAGGTCTATGGTGGCTCCACCATCACCCAGCAGCTGGCCAAGAACCTGCTGCTGTCGGGCGAACGCAATTTTCTGCGCAAGGGCCAGGAGCTGGTGCTGGCGCAATTGCTGGAGCTGATGCTGAGCAAGCAGCGCATTCTGGAGATCTACCTCAACAATGTGGAATGGGGCCAGGGCGTATTCGGCGCCGAGGCCGCCGCCCGGCATTACTTCCGCAAGAGTGCCACCCAGCTCAATGCTGCGGAGGCAGCGCGACTTGCCGCCATGCTTCCGGCGCCCAAGCGCTTCGAGAAAATGCCGCAATCGCGCTATCTGGCGCAGCGCAGTCGCACGATTGCACGCTATATACCGATGGTGACGCCTCCCTGA
- the ruvC gene encoding crossover junction endodeoxyribonuclease RuvC, with protein MRILGIDPGLQTTGFGVIDMEGQRLSYVASGTIRTNKMELGDLPGRLKVLFDGISEVASRYQPEVAAVEIVFVNVNPQSTLLLGQARGAALTALVNANLAVSEYTALQMKKAVVGHGRAAKSQIQEMVKRLLQLPGLPGTDAADALGLAITHAHAAAAMGLMAKSTDLRRKQHAMYRSGRVY; from the coding sequence ATGCGAATTCTAGGAATCGACCCTGGCCTGCAGACCACGGGCTTTGGCGTCATCGACATGGAAGGCCAGCGCCTGTCCTATGTGGCCAGCGGCACCATACGCACCAACAAGATGGAGCTCGGCGACCTGCCGGGCCGTCTCAAGGTGCTGTTCGACGGCATCTCGGAAGTCGCCTCGCGCTACCAGCCCGAGGTGGCTGCCGTGGAAATCGTCTTCGTCAACGTCAACCCCCAGTCCACGCTGCTGCTGGGCCAGGCCCGTGGTGCGGCGCTGACGGCCCTGGTCAACGCCAATCTCGCGGTTTCCGAATACACCGCCCTGCAGATGAAAAAAGCCGTGGTAGGCCATGGCCGCGCGGCCAAGAGCCAGATTCAGGAAATGGTCAAGCGGCTGCTGCAACTGCCCGGTCTGCCTGGTACCGATGCCGCCGACGCGCTGGGACTGGCCATCACCCATGCCCACGCGGCTGCCGCCATGGGACTGATGGCCAAGTCCACCGATCTGCGCCGCAAGCAACATGCCATGTACCGGAGCGGACGGGTCTATTGA
- a CDS encoding RcnB family protein, whose protein sequence is MSRLTTRILSASVAACLGLGSLAVQAQPGPPPGRGNGHGAQDMRHGGRHDDRGRHEQRYDRRDDRRADHHDNGRRGGGPDHNWYKGSRVPPQYRSQHYVVNDWRGHHLSAPPRGYHWIQNGGDYLLVAIATGVIASMVLSAY, encoded by the coding sequence ATGTCCCGTTTGACTACCCGCATTCTTTCTGCCTCCGTTGCCGCCTGCCTGGGCCTGGGCAGTCTGGCCGTCCAGGCGCAGCCCGGCCCACCGCCTGGCCGCGGCAATGGGCATGGAGCGCAGGACATGCGCCATGGCGGTCGCCATGATGATCGTGGCCGGCATGAGCAGCGCTATGACAGGCGTGATGACCGACGTGCCGATCATCACGACAATGGTCGCCGTGGCGGTGGTCCCGACCATAACTGGTACAAGGGCAGTCGCGTGCCGCCGCAATACCGCAGCCAGCACTATGTGGTGAATGACTGGCGCGGCCATCATCTGTCGGCACCGCCGCGTGGCTACCACTGGATTCAGAACGGCGGCGACTATCTGCTGGTTGCCATTGCCACAGGTGTGATCGCCTCCATGGTGCTGAGCGCCTATTAA
- the lpxC gene encoding UDP-3-O-acyl-N-acetylglucosamine deacetylase, with translation MLQQRTIKTISRAVGVGLHSGQRVELTLRPAQPDTGIVFRRVDLPEPVDIPISAEAVTDTRMASTIGSGGAKVHTVEHLMSAIAGLGIDNLYVDITAEEVPILDGSSSSFVFLLQSAGIELQKAPKRFIRIKSPIEVREGEGQNLKWARFDPYHGFKLRFEIDFAHPAVDSTGQCVEFDMGLDNYTRDIARARTFGFTKDVEMLRNNGLALGGGLDNAIVMDDYKVLNSDGLRYDDEFAKHKILDAIGDLYLIGKPILGAYSAFRSGHGLNNKLLRSMIAQPETWELVTFESERQAPQGFAMPAQAW, from the coding sequence ATGCTTCAGCAACGTACCATCAAGACCATTTCCCGTGCCGTAGGCGTGGGCCTGCACAGCGGCCAGCGAGTCGAGCTGACGCTGCGCCCTGCCCAGCCTGATACCGGCATCGTGTTCCGTCGTGTGGACTTGCCCGAGCCTGTGGATATCCCCATTTCCGCCGAGGCCGTGACCGACACGCGCATGGCCTCGACCATCGGCAGCGGCGGTGCCAAGGTACATACGGTGGAGCACCTGATGTCGGCCATCGCCGGTCTGGGAATCGACAACCTCTATGTGGACATCACTGCCGAGGAGGTGCCGATTCTCGATGGTTCCTCGTCCTCGTTCGTGTTTCTGCTGCAAAGCGCCGGAATCGAGTTGCAGAAGGCTCCCAAGCGCTTCATCCGCATCAAGAGCCCGATCGAGGTACGCGAAGGCGAAGGCCAGAACCTCAAGTGGGCGCGCTTCGATCCCTACCACGGCTTCAAGCTGCGCTTCGAGATCGACTTCGCTCACCCCGCCGTGGATTCGACGGGGCAGTGCGTGGAGTTCGACATGGGCCTGGACAACTACACACGTGATATCGCCCGTGCGCGCACCTTCGGCTTCACCAAGGATGTGGAAATGCTGCGCAACAACGGCCTGGCATTGGGAGGCGGGCTGGACAACGCCATCGTCATGGACGACTACAAGGTCCTGAACAGCGACGGCCTGCGCTATGACGACGAGTTTGCCAAGCACAAGATCCTTGATGCGATCGGTGACCTGTATCTGATCGGCAAGCCCATTCTCGGTGCCTATAGCGCCTTTCGCTCGGGTCACGGCCTCAACAACAAGCTGCTGCGCTCCATGATTGCTCAGCCCGAGACCTGGGAGCTCGTGACCTTTGAGAGCGAGCGCCAGGCTCCCCAGGGCTTTGCCATGCCCGCCCAGGCCTGGTAG